The Gammaproteobacteria bacterium genome has a segment encoding these proteins:
- a CDS encoding enoyl-ACP reductase — protein sequence MPILEGKRALVAGIASKRSIAWGIARSFRREGAEVALSALPGRMLERAEAFAPEVDAPFCLGMDVSSDESIAKAFAQLQESWPNLDILVHSIAFAPGDNLKGDFADSVSRDGFRISHDISAYSFAALARAATPLMAHGGSLLTLSYSGSSRAVQNYNVMGPAKASLEAVTRALAMDLGKKGIRVNALSPGPVKTLSAAGIPNFRKMLHHYEASAPLRRNVTLDEVGNAAVFLCSEMASGITGVVLQVDAGMGAVGLSFPE from the coding sequence ATGCCGATTCTGGAGGGAAAGCGGGCGCTGGTCGCCGGCATCGCGAGCAAGCGCTCTATTGCCTGGGGCATAGCCCGGAGTTTCCGCCGCGAGGGCGCGGAGGTCGCCCTGAGCGCGCTGCCGGGAAGGATGCTCGAGCGCGCCGAAGCCTTCGCGCCGGAAGTCGATGCGCCTTTCTGCCTCGGGATGGACGTCAGCAGCGACGAATCGATCGCGAAAGCCTTTGCGCAGTTGCAGGAATCCTGGCCGAATCTCGATATCCTGGTTCATTCGATCGCCTTTGCACCCGGCGACAACCTCAAGGGCGACTTTGCCGACAGCGTGTCGCGGGACGGCTTCCGGATTTCCCACGACATTTCCGCCTACAGCTTCGCCGCGCTGGCGCGCGCCGCGACGCCCCTGATGGCCCACGGCGGGTCGCTCTTGACCCTGTCGTATTCGGGCTCTAGCCGGGCCGTGCAGAACTACAACGTCATGGGTCCCGCCAAGGCCAGCCTGGAGGCGGTAACCCGCGCCCTGGCCATGGACCTGGGCAAGAAGGGCATACGCGTCAACGCGCTTTCGCCGGGGCCGGTCAAGACGCTGTCGGCCGCCGGCATTCCGAACTTCCGCAAGATGCTGCACCACTACGAAGCTTCAGCCCCGCTCAGGCGCAACGTGACGCTTGACGAAGTGGGCAACGCCGCCGTGTTCCTGTGCTCGGAGATGGCGTCCGGCATTACCGGCGTCGTGCTTCAGGTCGACGCCGGCATGGGCGCCGTCGGCTTGTCCTTCCCCGAGTAG
- the rnhA gene encoding ribonuclease HI — protein MQQVEIYTDGACSGNPGPGGWAALLRAGNHEREISGAEPDTTNNRMELTAALRALEALKRPCRVVLHTDSTYVQKGMSGWVAKWKRNNWKRYDRKVKKQVPVLNEDLWRALDAVCARHQVEWRWVQAHAGIPDNERVDQLAREAIDSLRAGRGG, from the coding sequence GTGCAGCAGGTGGAGATTTATACCGACGGGGCGTGCTCGGGCAACCCGGGACCCGGCGGTTGGGCGGCCCTGTTGCGCGCGGGGAATCATGAGCGCGAGATAAGCGGGGCGGAGCCGGACACCACCAACAACCGCATGGAACTGACCGCCGCCTTGCGCGCACTCGAAGCCCTGAAGCGCCCTTGCCGGGTCGTGCTGCACACCGATTCGACCTATGTGCAGAAGGGCATGAGCGGATGGGTGGCAAAGTGGAAGCGCAACAACTGGAAGCGCTACGACCGGAAGGTGAAGAAACAAGTGCCGGTGCTCAATGAAGATCTCTGGCGCGCCCTGGACGCCGTCTGCGCCAGGCACCAGGTCGAATGGCGCTGGGTGCAGGCGCATGCCGGCATTCCCGATAACGAGCGCGTGGACCAATTGGCGCGTGAGGCGATCGATTCCCTGCGTGCCGGGCGTGGCGGGTAA
- the dnaQ gene encoding DNA polymerase III subunit epsilon, which translates to MPAFPITSAWTNWRVRRSIPCVPGVAGKLVRHVAVDVETTGLDPSSGDRVISVGCVELVERQFTGRDLHRLIDPQRSIPAESSRIHGISDDQVAGQPKFADLAEEFLAFVRGAHLLGHNIEFDLGFLDAELQKAQRKERLGEICDSTCTLKMARARYPSQRNNLDALSLRLGVASSERGYHDALEDARLTASVWLRMTMGQGELSMSEEAGGGAKRTIDREGLEFVRFEPGAEDLEAHEKMLRNIDAKSERGAAWLKELKEA; encoded by the coding sequence ATGCCGGCATTCCCGATAACGAGCGCGTGGACCAATTGGCGCGTGAGGCGATCGATTCCCTGCGTGCCGGGCGTGGCGGGTAAGCTTGTGCGCCACGTTGCCGTTGACGTCGAAACCACCGGGCTGGACCCCAGTTCCGGCGACCGCGTCATTTCCGTCGGCTGTGTGGAGCTGGTCGAGCGTCAGTTCACCGGGCGCGATTTGCATCGGCTGATCGATCCACAGCGGTCGATCCCGGCGGAGTCCTCCCGAATCCACGGTATAAGCGACGACCAGGTGGCGGGTCAGCCGAAATTTGCGGACCTTGCCGAAGAGTTTCTTGCATTCGTGCGCGGCGCCCACCTGCTCGGACACAACATCGAGTTCGACCTGGGGTTTCTCGATGCGGAACTTCAGAAGGCCCAAAGAAAGGAGCGGCTTGGCGAGATCTGCGACTCGACCTGCACGCTGAAGATGGCGCGGGCGCGCTATCCGTCGCAGCGCAACAACCTCGACGCGCTGAGCCTTCGCCTGGGTGTCGCGTCCAGCGAGCGGGGCTACCACGATGCCCTCGAGGACGCCCGCCTGACGGCCTCGGTATGGCTTCGCATGACGATGGGGCAGGGCGAACTCAGCATGAGCGAGGAGGCGGGCGGGGGCGCGAAGCGGACCATCGATCGGGAGGGCCTTGAGTTTGTCCGCTTTGAGCCCGGCGCCGAGGACCTTGAAGCACACGAGAAAATGCTGCGCAATATCGACGCCAAATCCGAACGCGGCGCCGCCTGGCTGAAGGAACTCAAGGAAGCCTGA
- the nhaB gene encoding sodium/proton antiporter NhaB, protein MAQSFRSAFAQNFLGDSPRWYKRTIVAFLIVNPILWFLLPGGKFIAGWVLVLQFIFTLAMALRCYPLQPGGLLAIQAVLMGMTSPETLYTKTLDNFPVILLMIFMVAGIFFLKDMLLYVFTRILLGVRSRLLLSLLFSATAAVLSAYVDALTVTAVIISIAIGFYRIYHSVSSGLRAGEVSASLTDDSKVPEERMAELRRFRAFLRGLMMHAAVGTALGGVTTLVGEPQNLLLAKEAGRAFGEAGWSFGQFFLNMAPVTLPVLAAGLLTCAALELFGRFGYGVKLSPAVREVLERYDREASERRTPRQNVALVAQGGAAVVLIVALSLHQFHHTEVGLIGLMIIVLATAFSGVTEEHRLGKAFQEALPFTALLVVFFGIVAVIYDQKLFKPVTDLIFTRDGTEQLAIMYLANGALSLISDNVFVATVYIAEVRQALFDGLIDRAQFELLVVAINTGTNISSVGTPNGQAAFLFLLTTTLAPAIRLSYLRMVLMALPYTIVMTITGLLAIVYVL, encoded by the coding sequence GTGGCGCAGTCATTTCGGTCCGCATTTGCGCAAAACTTTCTGGGCGACTCGCCCCGCTGGTACAAGCGGACAATCGTTGCGTTTCTGATCGTCAACCCGATCCTGTGGTTCCTGCTGCCGGGCGGCAAGTTCATTGCGGGCTGGGTGCTCGTTCTGCAATTCATCTTCACGCTGGCGATGGCGTTGCGCTGCTATCCGCTGCAGCCCGGCGGGCTGCTGGCTATACAGGCGGTTCTGATGGGCATGACGTCGCCGGAGACGCTGTACACGAAAACGCTGGACAATTTCCCGGTCATCCTGCTGATGATCTTCATGGTGGCGGGCATCTTCTTCCTGAAGGACATGCTGCTTTACGTTTTCACCCGCATTCTGCTCGGGGTGCGCTCCCGGCTGCTGCTCTCGCTGCTCTTCAGCGCAACCGCCGCGGTGCTGTCCGCCTATGTGGACGCACTGACCGTTACGGCAGTGATCATCTCGATTGCGATCGGTTTTTACCGCATCTACCACTCCGTATCTTCCGGGCTCAGGGCGGGCGAAGTTTCCGCAAGTCTGACCGATGACTCCAAAGTGCCGGAGGAAAGGATGGCGGAACTGCGCCGGTTCCGGGCCTTCCTTCGCGGCCTGATGATGCACGCCGCCGTAGGCACAGCGCTGGGCGGCGTCACGACACTGGTCGGCGAGCCGCAAAATCTGCTCCTGGCCAAGGAGGCGGGCCGCGCTTTCGGCGAGGCGGGATGGAGTTTCGGCCAGTTCTTCCTGAACATGGCGCCGGTGACCCTGCCCGTGCTGGCGGCGGGTCTGCTCACCTGCGCGGCGCTGGAACTGTTCGGCAGGTTCGGCTACGGCGTCAAGCTCAGTCCCGCCGTGCGCGAGGTCCTCGAGCGCTACGACCGCGAGGCGTCCGAGCGCCGCACGCCGAGGCAGAACGTCGCGCTGGTGGCCCAGGGCGGCGCGGCGGTCGTGCTGATCGTCGCGCTGAGTCTGCATCAGTTTCACCATACCGAGGTGGGCCTGATCGGCCTGATGATCATCGTGCTCGCCACCGCTTTTTCCGGAGTCACGGAAGAGCACCGTCTCGGCAAGGCTTTTCAGGAAGCGCTGCCGTTTACCGCGCTGCTTGTGGTGTTCTTCGGCATCGTCGCGGTCATTTACGACCAGAAACTCTTCAAGCCGGTCACCGACCTGATCTTCACGCGCGACGGGACCGAGCAGCTTGCGATCATGTACCTGGCCAACGGGGCCCTGTCGCTGATCAGCGACAACGTGTTCGTGGCCACGGTGTATATCGCCGAGGTCAGGCAGGCGCTGTTCGACGGGCTGATCGACCGCGCCCAGTTCGAATTGCTGGTGGTGGCCATCAACACCGGCACCAATATTTCCAGCGTGGGCACGCCCAACGGACAGGCGGCCTTCCTGTTCCTGCTGACCACCACGCTGGCGCCGGCCATCCGCCTGAGTTATCTGCGCATGGTGCTGATGGCGCTGCCGTATACGATCGTGATGACGATCACCGGCCTGCTCGCGATCGTCTACGTGTTGTAA
- the nhaB gene encoding sodium/proton antiporter NhaB: protein MAQSIRSAFAQNFLGDSPRWYKQTIIAFLIVNPILWFLLPGGEFIAGWVLVLQFIFTLAMALRCYPLQPGGLLAIQAVLMGMTSPETLYTKTLENFPVILLMIFMVAGIFFLKEMLLYVFTRILLGVRSRLLLSLLFSATAAVLSAYLDALTVTAVIISVAIGFYRIYHSVASGLSGGEASKVLTDDSRVEADKMAELRQFRAFLRGLMMHAAVGTALGGVTTLVGEPQNLLLAKEAGRAFGEAGWNFGQFFLNMAPVTLPVLVVGLLTCAALELFGKFGYGVKLSPAVREVLERYDREASERRTPKQNAALVAQGGAAVILIIALSLHQLHHTEVGLIGLMIIVLATAFSGVTEEHRLGKAFQEALPFTALLVVFFGIVAVIYDQKLFKPVTDLIFTRDGTEQLAIMYLANGALSLISDNVFVATVYIAEVKQALFDGLIDRPQFELLVVAINTGTNIPSVGTPNGQAAFLFLLTTALAPAIRLSYLRMVLMALPYTITMTATGLLAIIYVL from the coding sequence GTGGCGCAGTCAATTCGGTCCGCTTTCGCACAAAATTTTCTGGGCGACTCGCCCCGCTGGTACAAGCAGACGATCATCGCGTTTCTGATCGTCAACCCGATCCTGTGGTTCCTGCTCCCGGGCGGCGAATTCATTGCGGGCTGGGTGCTGGTTCTGCAATTCATCTTCACGCTGGCGATGGCGCTGCGCTGCTATCCGCTGCAGCCCGGCGGGCTGCTGGCGATACAGGCGGTCCTGATGGGCATGACGTCGCCGGAGACGCTGTACACCAAGACTCTTGAGAACTTCCCCGTCATCCTGCTGATGATCTTCATGGTGGCGGGCATCTTCTTTTTGAAGGAGATGCTGCTCTACGTTTTCACCCGCATTCTGCTCGGGGTGCGCTCCCGGCTGCTGCTCTCGCTGCTCTTCAGCGCAACGGCCGCGGTGCTGTCCGCGTATCTTGATGCGCTGACCGTTACGGCGGTCATCATCTCGGTGGCGATCGGTTTTTACCGCATCTACCATTCGGTTGCGTCGGGCCTGTCGGGGGGCGAAGCCTCGAAGGTGCTGACCGACGACTCGCGGGTTGAAGCGGACAAGATGGCGGAACTGCGTCAGTTCCGGGCCTTCCTTCGCGGCCTGATGATGCACGCTGCCGTAGGCACCGCGCTGGGCGGCGTCACGACGCTGGTCGGCGAGCCGCAGAACCTTCTGCTGGCCAAGGAGGCCGGCCGTGCTTTCGGCGAGGCGGGATGGAATTTCGGGCAGTTCTTCCTGAACATGGCGCCGGTGACCCTGCCCGTGCTGGTGGTGGGCCTGCTCACCTGCGCGGCGCTGGAACTGTTCGGCAAGTTCGGCTACGGCGTCAAGCTAAGCCCTGCCGTGCGCGAGGTCCTCGAACGCTACGACCGCGAGGCCTCCGAGCGCCGCACGCCGAAGCAGAACGCCGCGCTGGTGGCCCAGGGCGGCGCGGCCGTAATTCTGATCATCGCACTGAGCCTTCATCAGCTTCACCATACCGAGGTGGGCCTGATCGGTCTGATGATCATCGTGCTCGCCACCGCTTTTTCCGGAGTCACGGAAGAGCACCGTCTCGGCAAGGCTTTTCAGGAAGCGCTGCCGTTTACCGCGCTGCTTGTGGTGTTCTTCGGCATCGTCGCGGTCATTTACGACCAGAAACTCTTCAAGCCGGTCACCGACCTGATCTTCACGCGCGACGGGACCGAGCAGCTTGCGATCATGTACCTGGCCAACGGGGCCCTGTCGCTGATCAGCGACAACGTGTTCGTGGCCACGGTGTATATCGCCGAGGTCAAGCAGGCGCTGTTTGATGGGCTGATCGACCGACCGCAGTTCGAATTGCTGGTCGTGGCCATCAATACCGGCACCAATATTCCGAGCGTGGGCACGCCGAACGGCCAGGCGGCGTTCCTGTTCCTGCTGACCACGGCGCTGGCGCCGGCCATTCGCCTGAGTTATCTGCGCATGGTGCTGATGGCCCTGCCGTACACGATCACGATGACCGCGACCGGCCTGCTCGCCATCATCTACGTCCTGTAA
- a CDS encoding glucose-6-phosphate isomerase, whose translation MPPIPGDIASLPEWDVLLRHAGQAREWRLGDLLDAPGRFEDFFLRSDGPAGAGMLLDYSRQRLNGETPGLLKALAEARGLEAARAALFAGEVVNPSENRAALHPDARSANPANAVLAEQRERTGAFARRFRAGEVLGAKGAPLKRIVNIGIGGSDLGVRLLCSALGDENSRPVDFVTEMDGVELERALSRNDPAETLFVVCSKSFSTAETLANAYSARHWLTAALGEDAPARHFAAVSANAGAMTAWGIAREMAFLMPDAVGGRYSVWSAAGLSAWLALGSACMNKFLEGGRWMDRHFNEVPLEAGMPVLMGLLAFWNQSMLGCSTQLLLTYDTRLKGLPAYLRQLEMESLGKSVDAQGRPLEGRGVAALLGVTGSSAQHSIMQWAQQGARAPCAEFIAVRDGDGAYPRMHAEALRQMLAQADALARGLPQSAIASDPLAAQKALPGGRPSNILLLERLDPRHLGALIALYEHKVFVQATLLGVNPFDQWGVEHAKRLAADPRSRPPLAKLLDD comes from the coding sequence TTGCCGCCCATCCCTGGGGACATCGCTTCCTTGCCGGAATGGGACGTGCTCCTGCGGCACGCGGGGCAGGCGCGCGAGTGGCGGCTGGGTGACCTGCTGGATGCGCCGGGGCGGTTTGAGGACTTTTTCCTGCGCAGCGACGGCCCGGCGGGGGCCGGAATGCTGCTCGATTACAGCCGGCAAAGGCTGAACGGCGAGACGCCCGGACTTCTCAAGGCACTGGCTGAGGCGCGAGGGCTTGAGGCCGCCCGGGCCGCTCTGTTCGCCGGTGAGGTCGTAAACCCAAGCGAGAATCGCGCCGCGCTGCATCCGGATGCCCGTTCCGCGAACCCGGCAAATGCGGTGCTGGCCGAGCAGCGGGAGCGAACGGGCGCGTTCGCCCGGCGGTTCCGGGCCGGCGAGGTGCTGGGGGCGAAGGGCGCGCCGCTGAAGCGCATCGTCAATATCGGCATCGGGGGTTCGGACCTCGGCGTGCGGCTCCTGTGTTCGGCGCTGGGGGACGAAAACTCCCGTCCGGTGGATTTCGTGACGGAAATGGACGGCGTCGAGCTCGAGCGGGCGCTGTCGCGGAACGACCCCGCGGAAACGCTGTTCGTGGTGTGCTCGAAGAGCTTCTCCACCGCGGAAACACTCGCCAATGCGTACTCGGCGCGCCACTGGCTTACGGCGGCGCTCGGCGAAGACGCCCCGGCGCGTCATTTCGCCGCCGTTTCCGCCAACGCCGGAGCCATGACCGCCTGGGGAATCGCGCGCGAAATGGCGTTTCTGATGCCGGATGCGGTAGGCGGGCGCTATTCGGTCTGGTCGGCCGCCGGCTTGAGCGCCTGGCTGGCGCTCGGTTCAGCCTGCATGAACAAGTTTCTTGAAGGCGGGCGCTGGATGGACCGGCACTTTAACGAGGTGCCTTTGGAAGCCGGCATGCCGGTGCTGATGGGCCTTCTCGCGTTCTGGAACCAGTCCATGCTGGGTTGCTCGACCCAACTCCTGCTCACGTACGACACGCGCCTGAAAGGGCTGCCGGCGTATCTGCGGCAACTGGAAATGGAGAGCCTCGGCAAGAGCGTCGACGCGCAGGGCCGTCCGCTCGAAGGCAGGGGTGTGGCGGCCCTGCTGGGGGTTACCGGTTCGAGCGCGCAACACTCGATCATGCAATGGGCGCAGCAGGGCGCGCGCGCGCCCTGCGCCGAATTTATCGCGGTGCGGGACGGCGACGGGGCCTATCCGCGGATGCACGCGGAAGCGCTGCGCCAGATGCTGGCGCAAGCCGATGCCCTGGCGCGCGGCCTGCCGCAGAGCGCGATCGCCTCCGATCCCCTGGCGGCGCAAAAGGCCCTGCCCGGCGGCCGTCCCTCGAACATATTGCTGCTCGAAAGGCTCGATCCCCGGCACCTGGGCGCCTTGATCGCGCTGTACGAACACAAGGTCTTCGTTCAGGCAACGCTGCTGGGCGTAAACCCGTTCGACCAGTGGGGCGTGGAACACGCCAAGCGCCTGGCCGCCGATCCACGCTCGCGGCCGCCGTTGGCGAAACTCCTCGACGACTGA
- the nhaA gene encoding Na+/H+ antiporter NhaA gives MTAALREFLRLESAGGAMVLGAAILALLAANSPWAHVYEALLETVASVRIGNFFIEKPLLLWINDGLMAVFFFLIGLELKREFLEGELSSPEKLTLPLVGAAGGIAAPALIYVFLNRSDAIALDAWAIPVATDIAFVLALLGAFGARVPLALKVFVLTLAIIDDLAAIAIIAMFYVADLSVTALLWGSAMFVAAVFANRMGVKRISIYALIGLLMWVAVLKSGVHATLAGILIALCIPLKGRNGGSPLRELEHELHVPVAFIVLPVFAFANAGLPIREMALDAILHPVAIGVAAGLVLGKSIGIVSFVGIASLAGLARLPREITWMQLLGVAFACGIGFTMSLFIAGLALEHGSGAYFNKARLGVLLGSALAALLGWLVLHFSLRRRRDS, from the coding sequence ATAACCGCTGCCCTTCGGGAGTTCCTGCGGCTTGAGTCCGCCGGCGGTGCGATGGTCCTTGGAGCGGCAATCCTTGCCCTGCTGGCTGCAAATTCGCCCTGGGCCCACGTTTACGAGGCACTGCTCGAAACCGTAGCTTCCGTCCGCATCGGCAACTTCTTCATCGAGAAGCCCCTTTTGCTCTGGATCAATGACGGCCTGATGGCCGTGTTCTTCTTCCTGATCGGCCTGGAGCTTAAACGTGAGTTTCTTGAAGGTGAGCTCTCCTCGCCCGAAAAGCTCACGCTGCCGCTTGTCGGTGCTGCCGGCGGAATCGCAGCGCCGGCGCTGATCTATGTTTTCCTGAACCGGTCGGACGCAATCGCCCTGGACGCGTGGGCGATCCCGGTAGCGACGGACATCGCTTTCGTGCTGGCACTCCTTGGAGCGTTCGGCGCTCGAGTACCACTGGCGCTCAAGGTCTTCGTACTCACGCTGGCCATTATCGATGACCTGGCGGCCATAGCGATTATTGCCATGTTCTATGTGGCGGACCTCTCCGTGACGGCCTTGCTTTGGGGCTCCGCAATGTTCGTTGCCGCCGTGTTTGCGAATCGCATGGGCGTAAAACGAATCTCGATCTACGCGCTTATCGGTCTGTTGATGTGGGTGGCTGTCCTGAAGTCCGGCGTGCATGCCACATTGGCGGGAATCCTTATCGCCTTGTGCATTCCCCTCAAGGGCAGAAATGGCGGCTCGCCCTTGCGGGAACTTGAGCACGAACTCCATGTGCCCGTCGCCTTCATTGTTCTTCCGGTATTTGCTTTCGCCAACGCGGGGCTGCCAATCCGCGAAATGGCGCTTGACGCCATCTTGCATCCGGTGGCGATAGGGGTTGCCGCCGGGCTGGTTCTCGGCAAATCGATCGGCATTGTGTCCTTTGTGGGGATTGCCTCTCTCGCGGGGCTTGCGCGATTGCCGCGAGAGATCACATGGATGCAGTTGCTGGGCGTTGCATTCGCATGCGGCATCGGTTTTACCATGAGCCTGTTCATCGCCGGCCTGGCACTCGAACACGGCAGCGGCGCGTACTTCAACAAGGCGCGCCTGGGCGTTCTCCTGGGCTCGGCGCTGGCAGCGTTGCTGGGCTGGCTTGTCCTCCATTTCAGTCTCCGACGAAGAAGGGACAGTTAG
- a CDS encoding phosphomannomutase, with the protein MRLKPPFKAYDVRGRVPGEFNADLACRIGAALVRFTGAREVVLGCDARLSSPEIADAVAEGATRAGADIADLGLCGTEQVYFATGRFGCGAGVMVTASHNPADYNGLKLVREDARPISADTGLAEIARLAESPPPRGARGRRRRAKVLGAWRRRVLGFVEDLPMNPLKVVVNSGNGAAGPSVDKLSKHLPLEIVHLLAEPDGNFPNGVPNPLLESTRNTTSEAVLAHNAGFGVAFDGDFDRCAFFDERGEFVDPYYTVGMFASALLPAQPGADRRVVHDPTLVWDTEEQVRSAGGRPIRNRAGHSYIKQRMREEDAVYGGESSAHHYFREFLYCDSGMIPWVLMAALLSAQGGGLAERTAERRRRYPTSGEINMPVGEDPAPLLQRLSDAYSAQGALVDHIDGLSVDFPDWRFNLRPSNTEPLLRLNLETRADPQLLAEKTAELTTRVK; encoded by the coding sequence ATGAGACTTAAGCCTCCCTTCAAGGCGTACGACGTGCGCGGACGGGTGCCGGGCGAATTCAACGCCGACCTCGCCTGCCGCATCGGCGCCGCGCTGGTGCGTTTCACCGGCGCGAGGGAGGTAGTGCTGGGGTGCGATGCCCGCCTGTCCAGCCCCGAAATCGCCGACGCCGTGGCCGAAGGCGCGACCCGCGCGGGCGCCGACATCGCCGACCTGGGCCTGTGCGGCACCGAACAGGTTTATTTCGCGACCGGACGGTTCGGATGCGGCGCAGGCGTCATGGTGACCGCCAGTCACAACCCAGCCGACTACAACGGGCTGAAGCTCGTTCGCGAAGATGCGCGTCCCATCAGCGCCGACACCGGGCTGGCCGAGATTGCCCGTCTTGCGGAGTCGCCGCCGCCGCGCGGCGCCCGAGGCCGAAGGCGCCGCGCGAAGGTGCTTGGCGCCTGGCGTCGCCGCGTCCTTGGGTTCGTGGAAGACCTGCCGATGAACCCGCTGAAGGTCGTGGTCAACTCCGGGAACGGCGCTGCCGGACCCAGCGTAGACAAGCTCTCGAAGCACCTGCCGCTGGAGATCGTTCATCTGCTGGCCGAACCGGACGGCAACTTCCCGAACGGCGTGCCCAATCCCCTGCTCGAGAGCACCCGCAATACCACGTCTGAAGCGGTGCTCGCGCATAACGCCGGGTTCGGGGTGGCGTTCGACGGCGATTTCGACCGCTGCGCCTTCTTCGACGAGCGCGGCGAATTCGTCGATCCCTATTACACGGTCGGCATGTTTGCGTCCGCCCTCTTGCCCGCGCAGCCGGGCGCCGATCGGCGGGTGGTCCACGATCCCACGCTGGTCTGGGACACCGAAGAACAGGTGCGCTCCGCCGGAGGCCGGCCGATCCGAAACCGCGCGGGGCACTCCTACATCAAGCAGCGGATGCGCGAAGAGGACGCCGTCTATGGGGGCGAGAGCAGTGCGCACCATTATTTCCGCGAGTTCCTCTATTGCGATTCGGGCATGATCCCCTGGGTCCTGATGGCCGCCCTACTTTCCGCGCAGGGCGGAGGCCTGGCCGAACGCACCGCCGAGCGCCGCCGGCGCTATCCGACCAGCGGAGAAATCAACATGCCGGTTGGCGAGGATCCCGCGCCGCTGCTGCAGCGCCTTTCCGATGCTTATTCGGCACAAGGCGCCCTGGTGGACCATATCGACGGCCTCTCCGTCGATTTCCCCGACTGGCGCTTTAACCTGAGGCCCTCGAACACCGAGCCGCTGCTGCGCCTGAACCTCGAAACCCGCGCCGACCCTCAACTCCTGGCCGAAAAGACCGCCGAACTGACGACCAGGGTCAAATGA
- a CDS encoding methylated-DNA--[protein]-cysteine S-methyltransferase: MNTTDYDRIEAAIRYLARHRGRQPELADLAAHIGLSQSHLHRLFSRWAGVTPKRFLEFLTVQHAKKLLDNSESVLAAAHGSGLTGPGRLHDHFVTVEAVTPGEYRSRGAGLTIRFGTGESPFGPVFVAWTGRGVCRVGFVADGDVSAEKETLRRTWGRASFEGDELTATALARSIFAAPFEAESRPLTIHVRGTNFQLAVWRALLRVPPGQVVTYGHLAAEVGSARAARATGSAVGKNPIAFLIPCHRVIRAGGITGNYAGGVTRKRCMLAWEASRQLSGGTEMGQPGGAADII, encoded by the coding sequence ATGAACACGACCGACTACGACCGAATCGAGGCCGCCATTCGCTATCTGGCCAGGCATCGCGGGCGCCAGCCGGAACTCGCGGACCTGGCGGCGCATATCGGTCTGAGCCAAAGCCATCTGCATCGGCTGTTCTCGCGCTGGGCCGGCGTCACGCCAAAGCGCTTTCTTGAGTTTCTTACCGTTCAGCACGCGAAGAAGCTGCTCGACAACTCCGAGTCAGTGCTCGCGGCAGCCCATGGGAGCGGGCTCACCGGCCCGGGCAGACTCCACGATCACTTCGTAACCGTGGAAGCCGTTACGCCGGGAGAGTACCGGAGCAGGGGTGCGGGGCTGACGATTCGCTTCGGCACTGGAGAATCACCTTTCGGGCCTGTGTTCGTCGCCTGGACCGGGCGCGGCGTCTGCCGGGTTGGGTTTGTGGCCGACGGGGATGTTTCCGCCGAGAAAGAAACTCTCCGCCGCACCTGGGGGCGGGCGTCGTTCGAAGGCGACGAATTGACGGCAACGGCGCTGGCGCGGTCCATCTTCGCGGCGCCCTTCGAAGCCGAGAGCCGCCCGCTGACCATACATGTGCGCGGGACCAACTTCCAACTGGCCGTCTGGCGCGCCCTGCTGCGCGTACCCCCCGGACAGGTCGTCACTTACGGCCATCTGGCCGCAGAGGTCGGCAGCGCGCGGGCGGCTCGGGCGACGGGGAGCGCGGTGGGCAAAAACCCGATCGCCTTCCTCATCCCGTGCCACCGCGTGATTCGCGCGGGAGGGATTACGGGGAACTACGCGGGGGGCGTCACGCGGAAACGCTGCATGCTGGCGTGGGAGGCGAGTCGCCAACTGTCCGGCGGCACCGAAATGGGCCAACCCGGGGGCGCAGCAGACATCATTTGA